From the Bos taurus isolate L1 Dominette 01449 registration number 42190680 breed Hereford chromosome 22, ARS-UCD2.0, whole genome shotgun sequence genome, one window contains:
- the CIDEC gene encoding lipid transferase CIDEC isoform X1 has translation MEPNTIQLTRMEYAMKSLSLLYPKSLSRYTAVSTSVVTQQQLSEPSAEAPRARPCRVTTADRSVRKGIMVHSLEDLHVKVQDTLMLAYRPFFLVLEEDGTTVETEEYFQSLADDTVFMVLHKGQKWQPPSEQSTRYQLALSHKPAKIDVAQVTFDLYKVNPQDFIGCLNVKATLYGTYSVSYDLHCSGAKRIMKEALRWALFSMRTTGHMLLGTSCYLQQLLDATEREQPPKSKAASLIPTSLKMLQ, from the exons ATGGA GCCCAACACTATCCAGCTGACAAGGATGGAATACGCCATGAAGTCCCTCAGCCTTCTCTACCCTAAGTCCCTCTCCAG GTACACGGCAGTGAGCACTTCGGTGGTGACCCAGCAGCAGCTGTCGGAGCCCAGTGCAGAGGCCCCCAGGGCCCGGCCCTGCAGAGTAACCACTGCTGACCGGAGTGTGAGGAAGGGCATCATGGTGCACAGTCTTGAGGACCTCCATGTCAAG GTCCAGGATACCCTGATGCTGGCGTACAGGCCTTTCTTCCTGGTGCTGGAGGAAGATGGCACAACTGTAGAGACAGAAGAGTATTTCCAATCCCTGGCAGATGACACCGTATTCATGGTCCTCCACAAGGGGCAGAAATGGCAGCCCCCATCAGAACAG AGCACTAGGTACCAGCTCGCCCTCTCCCACAAGCCTGCCAAGATCGATGTGGCCCAAGTAACTTTCGACCTATACAAGGTGAACCCACAGGACTTCATTGGCTGCCTGAACGTGAAGGCAACTCTCTATGGCACATACTCCGTCTCCTATGATCTCCACTGCTCCGGGGCCAAGCGCATCATGAA GGAAGCTCTCCGCTGGGCCCTCTTCAGCATGCGGACCACAGGCCACATGCTGCTCGGCACCTCCTGTTACCTGCAGCAGCTCCTGGATGCCACAGAGCGGGAACAGCCCCCCAAGAGCAAAGCCGCATCCCTCATCCCAACCAGTCTGAAGATGCTGCAGTGA
- the CIDEC gene encoding lipid transferase CIDEC isoform X2: MEYAMKSLSLLYPKSLSRYTAVSTSVVTQQQLSEPSAEAPRARPCRVTTADRSVRKGIMVHSLEDLHVKVQDTLMLAYRPFFLVLEEDGTTVETEEYFQSLADDTVFMVLHKGQKWQPPSEQSTRYQLALSHKPAKIDVAQVTFDLYKVNPQDFIGCLNVKATLYGTYSVSYDLHCSGAKRIMKEALRWALFSMRTTGHMLLGTSCYLQQLLDATEREQPPKSKAASLIPTSLKMLQ; the protein is encoded by the exons ATGGAATACGCCATGAAGTCCCTCAGCCTTCTCTACCCTAAGTCCCTCTCCAG GTACACGGCAGTGAGCACTTCGGTGGTGACCCAGCAGCAGCTGTCGGAGCCCAGTGCAGAGGCCCCCAGGGCCCGGCCCTGCAGAGTAACCACTGCTGACCGGAGTGTGAGGAAGGGCATCATGGTGCACAGTCTTGAGGACCTCCATGTCAAG GTCCAGGATACCCTGATGCTGGCGTACAGGCCTTTCTTCCTGGTGCTGGAGGAAGATGGCACAACTGTAGAGACAGAAGAGTATTTCCAATCCCTGGCAGATGACACCGTATTCATGGTCCTCCACAAGGGGCAGAAATGGCAGCCCCCATCAGAACAG AGCACTAGGTACCAGCTCGCCCTCTCCCACAAGCCTGCCAAGATCGATGTGGCCCAAGTAACTTTCGACCTATACAAGGTGAACCCACAGGACTTCATTGGCTGCCTGAACGTGAAGGCAACTCTCTATGGCACATACTCCGTCTCCTATGATCTCCACTGCTCCGGGGCCAAGCGCATCATGAA GGAAGCTCTCCGCTGGGCCCTCTTCAGCATGCGGACCACAGGCCACATGCTGCTCGGCACCTCCTGTTACCTGCAGCAGCTCCTGGATGCCACAGAGCGGGAACAGCCCCCCAAGAGCAAAGCCGCATCCCTCATCCCAACCAGTCTGAAGATGCTGCAGTGA
- the CIDEC gene encoding lipid transferase CIDEC: MAMYTAVSTSVVTQQQLSEPSAEAPRARPCRVTTADRSVRKGIMVHSLEDLHVKVQDTLMLAYRPFFLVLEEDGTTVETEEYFQSLADDTVFMVLHKGQKWQPPSEQSTRYQLALSHKPAKIDVAQVTFDLYKVNPQDFIGCLNVKATLYGTYSVSYDLHCSGAKRIMKEALRWALFSMRTTGHMLLGTSCYLQQLLDATEREQPPKSKAASLIPTSLKMLQ, from the exons ATGGCCAT GTACACGGCAGTGAGCACTTCGGTGGTGACCCAGCAGCAGCTGTCGGAGCCCAGTGCAGAGGCCCCCAGGGCCCGGCCCTGCAGAGTAACCACTGCTGACCGGAGTGTGAGGAAGGGCATCATGGTGCACAGTCTTGAGGACCTCCATGTCAAG GTCCAGGATACCCTGATGCTGGCGTACAGGCCTTTCTTCCTGGTGCTGGAGGAAGATGGCACAACTGTAGAGACAGAAGAGTATTTCCAATCCCTGGCAGATGACACCGTATTCATGGTCCTCCACAAGGGGCAGAAATGGCAGCCCCCATCAGAACAG AGCACTAGGTACCAGCTCGCCCTCTCCCACAAGCCTGCCAAGATCGATGTGGCCCAAGTAACTTTCGACCTATACAAGGTGAACCCACAGGACTTCATTGGCTGCCTGAACGTGAAGGCAACTCTCTATGGCACATACTCCGTCTCCTATGATCTCCACTGCTCCGGGGCCAAGCGCATCATGAA GGAAGCTCTCCGCTGGGCCCTCTTCAGCATGCGGACCACAGGCCACATGCTGCTCGGCACCTCCTGTTACCTGCAGCAGCTCCTGGATGCCACAGAGCGGGAACAGCCCCCCAAGAGCAAAGCCGCATCCCTCATCCCAACCAGTCTGAAGATGCTGCAGTGA
- the CIDEC gene encoding lipid transferase CIDEC isoform X3: MLAYRPFFLVLEEDGTTVETEEYFQSLADDTVFMVLHKGQKWQPPSEQSTRYQLALSHKPAKIDVAQVTFDLYKVNPQDFIGCLNVKATLYGTYSVSYDLHCSGAKRIMKEALRWALFSMRTTGHMLLGTSCYLQQLLDATEREQPPKSKAASLIPTSLKMLQ; this comes from the exons ATGCTGGCGTACAGGCCTTTCTTCCTGGTGCTGGAGGAAGATGGCACAACTGTAGAGACAGAAGAGTATTTCCAATCCCTGGCAGATGACACCGTATTCATGGTCCTCCACAAGGGGCAGAAATGGCAGCCCCCATCAGAACAG AGCACTAGGTACCAGCTCGCCCTCTCCCACAAGCCTGCCAAGATCGATGTGGCCCAAGTAACTTTCGACCTATACAAGGTGAACCCACAGGACTTCATTGGCTGCCTGAACGTGAAGGCAACTCTCTATGGCACATACTCCGTCTCCTATGATCTCCACTGCTCCGGGGCCAAGCGCATCATGAA GGAAGCTCTCCGCTGGGCCCTCTTCAGCATGCGGACCACAGGCCACATGCTGCTCGGCACCTCCTGTTACCTGCAGCAGCTCCTGGATGCCACAGAGCGGGAACAGCCCCCCAAGAGCAAAGCCGCATCCCTCATCCCAACCAGTCTGAAGATGCTGCAGTGA
- the RPUSD3 gene encoding mitochondrial mRNA pseudouridine synthase RPUSD3 (The RefSeq protein has 1 substitution compared to this genomic sequence) yields the protein MGGWRVLGQASGGWRRGLGIRATSTAAGFGTKARHQLQRRGASKPSDPPGDQPFPGLLRPGTFSREELVDVLRAAVVDSKGPLVTLNKPQGLPVTGKPGELTLLSVLPELSRSLGLGEQEVQVVRASGKEASGLVLLSSCSQTASRLQKFFTHSRRARKPTATYCAVTDGIPVTSEGKIQAALKLEHIDGVNLVVPVQSPSRKDIMEGVKRTLSHFRVVATGSGCALVQLQPLTVFPSQLQAHMALQLCPVLGDHTYSARVGTVLGQRFLLPVESTKPQRQVLDEALLGRLCLTASQAARLPLHLHLHCLRLPGARPRDPPIELLAPLPSYFSRTLQCLGLHYQ from the exons ATGGGTGGCTGGCGGGTTTTGGGTCAGGCCTCGGGTGGCTGGCGGCGGGGTCTGGGGATCCGTGCAACGTCCACAGCCGCAGGCTTTGGCACCAAGGCCCG GCATCAGCTGCAACGTCGAGGCGCCAGCAAACCGTCGGATCCCCCGGGTGACCAGCCTTTCCCAGGACTGCTGAGACCGGGGACCTTCAGTCGGGAAGAACTGGTCGATGTATTGAGGGCGGCTGTGGTGGACCGTAaag GACCTCTGGTGACATTGAACAAGCCACAGGGTCTGCCAGTGACAG GAAAACCAGGAGAGCTGACGTTGTTGTCAGTGCTGCCAGAACTGAGCCGGTCCCTGGGGCTCGGGGAGCAGGAGGTCCAGGTTGTCCGAGCATCTGGGAA ggaggcCTCGGGCCTTGTGCTCCTCTCCAGTTGTTCCCAGACAGCAAGCCGCCTCCAGAAGTTCTTCACTCACTCACGGAGAGCCAGGAAACCCACAGCCACGTACTG TGCTGTCACTGATGGGATCCCAGTTACTTCTGAAGGGAAGATACAAGCAGCTCTGAAACTGGAACACATTGATGGGGTCAATCTC GTTGTTCCAGTGCAGTCCCCATCCCGAAAGGACATCATGGAAGGTGTCAAGAGGACCCTTAGCCACTTCCGTGTGGTTGCCACGGGCTCTGGCTGTGCCCTGGTCCAGCTGCAGCCACTGACAG TGTTTCCCAGCCAGCTACAGGCACACATGGCCCTGCAGCTCTGCCCTGTGCTTGGGGATCACACATACTCTGCCCGCGTGGGCACTGTCCTCGGCCAGCGCTTTCTTCTGCCAGTCGAGAGCACCAAGCCCCAAAGACAG GTCCTGGATGAAGCCCTCCTCGGCCGCCTCTGCCTGACCGCCTCCCAGGCTGCCCGGTTGCCCCTGCACCTCCATTTGCACTGTCTTCGCCTCCCAGGCGCCAGGCCCAGGGACCCACCCATTGAgcttctggctcctctgccctcttACTTCTCCAGGACCCTGCAGTGTCTGGGGCTCCACTACCAATAG
- the RPUSD3 gene encoding mitochondrial mRNA pseudouridine synthase RPUSD3 isoform X2 produces the protein MGGWRVLGQASGGWRRGLGIRATSTAAGFGTKARHQLQRRGASKPSDPPGDQPFPGLLRPGTFSREELVDVLRAAVVDRKGPLVTLNKPQGLPVTGKPGELTLLSVLPELSRSLGLGEQEVQVVRASGKEASGLVLLSSCSQTASRLQKFFTHSRRARKPTATYCAVTDGIPVTSEGKIQAALKLEHIDGVNLVVPVQSPSRKDIMEGVKRTLSHFRVVATGSGCALVQLQPLTGDAGPIPAQGIKIPLAMEQLSPCTAATEPSRHN, from the exons ATGGGTGGCTGGCGGGTTTTGGGTCAGGCCTCGGGTGGCTGGCGGCGGGGTCTGGGGATCCGTGCAACGTCCACAGCCGCAGGCTTTGGCACCAAGGCCCG GCATCAGCTGCAACGTCGAGGCGCCAGCAAACCGTCGGATCCCCCGGGTGACCAGCCTTTCCCAGGACTGCTGAGACCGGGGACCTTCAGTCGGGAAGAACTGGTCGATGTATTGAGGGCGGCTGTGGTGGACCGTAaag GACCTCTGGTGACATTGAACAAGCCACAGGGTCTGCCAGTGACAG GAAAACCAGGAGAGCTGACGTTGTTGTCAGTGCTGCCAGAACTGAGCCGGTCCCTGGGGCTCGGGGAGCAGGAGGTCCAGGTTGTCCGAGCATCTGGGAA ggaggcCTCGGGCCTTGTGCTCCTCTCCAGTTGTTCCCAGACAGCAAGCCGCCTCCAGAAGTTCTTCACTCACTCACGGAGAGCCAGGAAACCCACAGCCACGTACTG TGCTGTCACTGATGGGATCCCAGTTACTTCTGAAGGGAAGATACAAGCAGCTCTGAAACTGGAACACATTGATGGGGTCAATCTC GTTGTTCCAGTGCAGTCCCCATCCCGAAAGGACATCATGGAAGGTGTCAAGAGGACCCTTAGCCACTTCCGTGTGGTTGCCACGGGCTCTGGCTGTGCCCTGGTCCAGCTGCAGCCACTGACAG GGGACGCGGGTCCAATCCCTGCTCAAGGAATTAAGATTCCActtgccatggaacaactaagcccctgcaccgcagctactgagccttcacgccacaactag
- the RPUSD3 gene encoding mitochondrial mRNA pseudouridine synthase RPUSD3 isoform X4: protein MGGWRVLGQASGGWRRGLGIRATSTAAGFGTKARHQLQRRGASKPSDPPGDQPFPGLLRPGTFSREELVDVLRAAVVDRKGPLVTLNKPQGLPVTGKPGELTLLSVLPELSRSLGLGEQEVQVVRASGKEASGLVLLSSCSQTASRLQKFFTHSRRARKPTATYCAVTDGIPVTSEGKIQAALKLEHIDGVNLVVPVQSPSRKDIMEGVKRTLSHFRVVATGSGCALVQLQPLTAPRR from the exons ATGGGTGGCTGGCGGGTTTTGGGTCAGGCCTCGGGTGGCTGGCGGCGGGGTCTGGGGATCCGTGCAACGTCCACAGCCGCAGGCTTTGGCACCAAGGCCCG GCATCAGCTGCAACGTCGAGGCGCCAGCAAACCGTCGGATCCCCCGGGTGACCAGCCTTTCCCAGGACTGCTGAGACCGGGGACCTTCAGTCGGGAAGAACTGGTCGATGTATTGAGGGCGGCTGTGGTGGACCGTAaag GACCTCTGGTGACATTGAACAAGCCACAGGGTCTGCCAGTGACAG GAAAACCAGGAGAGCTGACGTTGTTGTCAGTGCTGCCAGAACTGAGCCGGTCCCTGGGGCTCGGGGAGCAGGAGGTCCAGGTTGTCCGAGCATCTGGGAA ggaggcCTCGGGCCTTGTGCTCCTCTCCAGTTGTTCCCAGACAGCAAGCCGCCTCCAGAAGTTCTTCACTCACTCACGGAGAGCCAGGAAACCCACAGCCACGTACTG TGCTGTCACTGATGGGATCCCAGTTACTTCTGAAGGGAAGATACAAGCAGCTCTGAAACTGGAACACATTGATGGGGTCAATCTC GTTGTTCCAGTGCAGTCCCCATCCCGAAAGGACATCATGGAAGGTGTCAAGAGGACCCTTAGCCACTTCCGTGTGGTTGCCACGGGCTCTGGCTGTGCCCTGGTCCAGCTGCAGCCACTGACAG
- the RPUSD3 gene encoding mitochondrial mRNA pseudouridine synthase RPUSD3 isoform X1, producing the protein MGGWRVLGQASGGWRRGLGIRATSTAAGFGTKARHQLQRRGASKPSDPPGDQPFPGLLRPGTFSREELVDVLRAAVVDRKGPLVTLNKPQGLPVTGKPGELTLLSVLPELSRSLGLGEQEVQVVRASGKEASGLVLLSSCSQTASRLQKFFTHSRRARKPTATYCAVTDGIPVTSEGKIQAALKLEHIDGVNLVVPVQSPSRKDIMEGVKRTLSHFRVVATGSGCALVQLQPLTGAAVIPHGGRDAGAPAAPGSLHSRKECSSFPEASQKIQGCVSSWMSPARLVA; encoded by the exons ATGGGTGGCTGGCGGGTTTTGGGTCAGGCCTCGGGTGGCTGGCGGCGGGGTCTGGGGATCCGTGCAACGTCCACAGCCGCAGGCTTTGGCACCAAGGCCCG GCATCAGCTGCAACGTCGAGGCGCCAGCAAACCGTCGGATCCCCCGGGTGACCAGCCTTTCCCAGGACTGCTGAGACCGGGGACCTTCAGTCGGGAAGAACTGGTCGATGTATTGAGGGCGGCTGTGGTGGACCGTAaag GACCTCTGGTGACATTGAACAAGCCACAGGGTCTGCCAGTGACAG GAAAACCAGGAGAGCTGACGTTGTTGTCAGTGCTGCCAGAACTGAGCCGGTCCCTGGGGCTCGGGGAGCAGGAGGTCCAGGTTGTCCGAGCATCTGGGAA ggaggcCTCGGGCCTTGTGCTCCTCTCCAGTTGTTCCCAGACAGCAAGCCGCCTCCAGAAGTTCTTCACTCACTCACGGAGAGCCAGGAAACCCACAGCCACGTACTG TGCTGTCACTGATGGGATCCCAGTTACTTCTGAAGGGAAGATACAAGCAGCTCTGAAACTGGAACACATTGATGGGGTCAATCTC GTTGTTCCAGTGCAGTCCCCATCCCGAAAGGACATCATGGAAGGTGTCAAGAGGACCCTTAGCCACTTCCGTGTGGTTGCCACGGGCTCTGGCTGTGCCCTGGTCCAGCTGCAGCCACTGACAG GAGCAGCAGTTATCCCCCATGGAGGCAGAGATGCAGGTGCTCCAGCAGCTCCAGGCTCACTCCACAGCAGGAAAGAGTGCTCTTCATTCCCAGAAGCATCACAAAAAATTCAGGGTTGCGTCTCTTCATGGATGAGTCCCGCAAGGCTGGTGGCTTGA
- the RPUSD3 gene encoding mitochondrial mRNA pseudouridine synthase RPUSD3 isoform X3 — protein MGGWRVLGQASGGWRRGLGIRATSTAAGFGTKARHQLQRRGASKPSDPPGDQPFPGLLRPGTFSREELVDVLRAAVVDRKGPLVTLNKPQGLPVTGKPGELTLLSVLPELSRSLGLGEQEVQVVRASGKEASGLVLLSSCSQTASRLQKFFTHSRRARKPTATYCAVTDGIPVTSEGKIQAALKLEHIDGVNLVVPVQSPSRKDIMEGVKRTLSHFRVVATGSGCALVQLQPLTGLCTLWGPPATTNEPLCCNY, from the exons ATGGGTGGCTGGCGGGTTTTGGGTCAGGCCTCGGGTGGCTGGCGGCGGGGTCTGGGGATCCGTGCAACGTCCACAGCCGCAGGCTTTGGCACCAAGGCCCG GCATCAGCTGCAACGTCGAGGCGCCAGCAAACCGTCGGATCCCCCGGGTGACCAGCCTTTCCCAGGACTGCTGAGACCGGGGACCTTCAGTCGGGAAGAACTGGTCGATGTATTGAGGGCGGCTGTGGTGGACCGTAaag GACCTCTGGTGACATTGAACAAGCCACAGGGTCTGCCAGTGACAG GAAAACCAGGAGAGCTGACGTTGTTGTCAGTGCTGCCAGAACTGAGCCGGTCCCTGGGGCTCGGGGAGCAGGAGGTCCAGGTTGTCCGAGCATCTGGGAA ggaggcCTCGGGCCTTGTGCTCCTCTCCAGTTGTTCCCAGACAGCAAGCCGCCTCCAGAAGTTCTTCACTCACTCACGGAGAGCCAGGAAACCCACAGCCACGTACTG TGCTGTCACTGATGGGATCCCAGTTACTTCTGAAGGGAAGATACAAGCAGCTCTGAAACTGGAACACATTGATGGGGTCAATCTC GTTGTTCCAGTGCAGTCCCCATCCCGAAAGGACATCATGGAAGGTGTCAAGAGGACCCTTAGCCACTTCCGTGTGGTTGCCACGGGCTCTGGCTGTGCCCTGGTCCAGCTGCAGCCACTGACAG GCTTGTGCACGCTCTGGGGCCCAccagccacaactaatgagcccctgtgctgcaactattga